A genomic region of bacterium contains the following coding sequences:
- the lnt gene encoding apolipoprotein N-acyltransferase, translating into MTGRDVGYAVLSGLFLGSLFPPFRFEALAWIALVPLLWSLDRKRPHEGFALGFLTGLIAYAIIIWWVKITMVSYGGLNPVLAWLITLVLAAYMGVYVGLFAYGLVMIGRGNGLLVCLLAAPMWVSLELIRAYFLSGFPWALLGYSQYRVLPVVQIADLVGIYGVSFFIVAVNAAVWHFFRHPHRSPFWVVSGTAILSVLVLGYGYLRLAELSTTPAPSAQRLVGIVQGNTDQGEKWPPGRQLKILQTHEAISHTIAKGFPRSGLSAPPLIVWPEAAAPFIYSEQPRLKARIVETARQTGAYLLFGTLGTK; encoded by the coding sequence TTGACAGGGCGCGATGTGGGCTATGCGGTTCTCTCCGGCCTGTTTCTGGGGTCCCTCTTTCCGCCGTTCCGCTTCGAGGCGCTGGCGTGGATCGCGCTCGTGCCCTTGCTGTGGTCGCTGGACCGCAAGAGGCCCCACGAGGGATTTGCGCTGGGTTTTCTCACAGGGCTGATCGCCTATGCCATCATCATCTGGTGGGTGAAGATCACCATGGTCAGCTACGGCGGCCTGAACCCTGTGCTTGCGTGGCTCATTACGCTGGTGCTGGCCGCCTACATGGGGGTCTATGTCGGGCTCTTCGCGTATGGCCTCGTCATGATCGGCCGGGGCAACGGGCTGCTGGTCTGCCTCCTCGCCGCGCCGATGTGGGTTTCGCTGGAGCTGATCCGCGCGTACTTTCTGTCGGGATTCCCGTGGGCTTTGCTGGGCTACAGCCAGTACCGGGTTCTCCCGGTGGTGCAGATCGCCGATCTGGTCGGGATTTACGGCGTTTCGTTTTTCATCGTCGCCGTGAACGCCGCGGTCTGGCATTTCTTCCGCCACCCGCACCGCTCGCCGTTTTGGGTCGTGAGTGGAACCGCCATTCTCTCGGTGCTGGTTCTGGGGTACGGCTATCTGCGGCTGGCGGAACTCTCCACGACGCCCGCGCCCTCCGCGCAGCGTCTGGTGGGGATCGTCCAGGGAAACACCGACCAGGGAGAGAAGTGGCCCCCCGGCCGGCAACTCAAAATCCTGCAGACGCACGAAGCCATATCCCACACGATCGCCAAGGGGTTTCCGAGGAGCGGCCTTTCGGCGCCGCCGCTTATCGTTTGGCCGGAGGCGGCTGCCCCCTTCATCTACTCCGAGCAGCCCCGGCTGAAGGCCCGGATCGTGGAAACCGCGCGGCAGACGGGCGCCTATCTCCTCTTCGGTACGCTGGGGACGAAAGA